The proteins below come from a single Stomoxys calcitrans chromosome 1, idStoCalc2.1, whole genome shotgun sequence genomic window:
- the LOC131995982 gene encoding uncharacterized protein LOC131995982, with the protein MQNCNSVSTPLDVNQKLTKDMCSSKESETCNVPYQEAVGSLTYAAQVCRPDISYAVGVLSRYNNNNGKPHWEAVKRVMRYLKGTVDYKLQFSKDNNEYLQGFSDADWAGDLDERKSTSGYVFMFQNGSISWNSKKQSTTALSTTEAEYMAVSASAQEALWLGSLFKELGNSSFIKIKCDNQSAINLTNNSTYHARSKHIDIRHHFVRELVEDKK; encoded by the coding sequence atgcaaaattgcaattcTGTTTCTACGCCATTGGATGTAAATCAAAAACTAACGAAGGATATGTGTTCATCAAAGGAGAGTGAAACTTGTAACGTGCCGTATCAAGAAGCTGTAGGAAGTTTGACATATGCTGCACAAGTCTGTCGTCCAGATATATCATACGCAGTGGGGGTTTTGTCAAGATATAACAATAATAATGGAAAACCACACTGGGAAGCAGTTAAACGTGTAATGAGATACCTTAAAGGCACAGTGGATtataagcttcaattttcaaaagACAATAATGAGTATCTACAAGGATTTTCTGATGCAGATTGGGCAGGTGACCTTGATGAAAGGAAGTCTACTTCAGGATACGTTTTCATGTTTCAAAATGGGAGTATTTCCTGGAATTCAAAGAAACAGTCAACCACCGCATTATCAACAACTGAAGCAGAATATATGGCAGTATCAGCATCTGCACAAGAAGCATTATGGTTGGGATCCTTGTTCAAAGAATTGGGAAATTCttcttttatcaaaattaaatgTGACAACCAAAGTGCGATAAATTTGACCAATAATAGCACATACCATGCACGATCAAAGCATATTGATATAAGACACCATTTCGTGAGGGAATTAGTCGAAGATAAAAAATAG